Proteins encoded within one genomic window of Christensenellaceae bacterium:
- the rimM gene encoding ribosome maturation factor RimM (Essential for efficient processing of 16S rRNA), translating into MIEIGKILKPWGLKGEVKVKPYNEEAFRDLKKIYIDQKTYLVKTSGVRMGYAYLLLEDFDTPEKSEIFRDKEIFADKSVLGILGADEYLIGEMLGLLVVDDTGDEWGRIVSVEQYGSADVYTVVGRKGENRFPFLSDLVKKIDFEEKIMTVFLEKLEEVVVCG; encoded by the coding sequence ATGATAGAGATAGGAAAGATTTTGAAGCCTTGGGGACTTAAGGGTGAGGTTAAGGTTAAGCCTTATAACGAAGAGGCTTTTCGGGACCTGAAAAAGATTTATATAGACCAAAAGACTTATCTTGTGAAAACGTCAGGTGTGCGAATGGGATATGCCTATCTTTTGCTTGAGGATTTTGACACGCCAGAAAAGTCGGAGATTTTTCGCGACAAAGAAATTTTTGCTGACAAAAGTGTTTTGGGCATTCTGGGTGCTGATGAATATCTTATTGGTGAAATGCTGGGGCTTTTGGTGGTGGATGACACAGGCGACGAGTGGGGCAGAATTGTAAGTGTTGAGCAATATGGCAGTGCTGATGTTTATACCGTTGTCGGACGTAAGGGCGAAAATAGATTTCCGTTTTTAAGTGACCTTGTCAAAAAGATAGATTTTGAAGAAAAGATTATGACAGTGTTTTTGGAAAAACTTGAAGAGGTTGTGGTATGCGGATAG
- a CDS encoding KH domain-containing protein, protein MENLVKYLVENLVEDKSAIKIETTLDGDMNIIHVAVAEGDIGRVVGKGGKIAGAIRTIVRSASKRTGKKYVVKIN, encoded by the coding sequence ATGGAAAACTTGGTAAAATATCTGGTTGAAAATTTGGTGGAAGACAAAAGTGCCATCAAGATTGAAACAACACTTGACGGCGATATGAACATAATTCATGTTGCCGTAGCCGAAGGAGACATTGGCAGAGTTGTGGGCAAAGGCGGAAAGATTGCCGGAGCGATTCGCACTATTGTGCGCTCGGCAAGTAAGCGCACCGGCAAAAAATATGTTGTTAAGATAAACTGA
- the trmD gene encoding tRNA (guanosine(37)-N1)-methyltransferase TrmD, producing MRIDILTLFVDMFESFKHSIISRAVKKGAIEINLIDIRAFSNDKHKKCDDAPFGGGSGMVMTPQPLYDAIKSVKKRNSHVIYLSPKGSVLNQQKVQQLSKFKHLVLVCGHYEGIDQRVIDLLIDEEISVGDYVLTGGELAAEVLTDAVSRYVDGVIEKGSIEEESFVSGLLEYPHYTRPAEFKKLKVPEVLLSGNHAEIKKWRQEQSEQITKKRRPDLLDSN from the coding sequence ATGCGGATAGATATTCTGACACTGTTTGTTGATATGTTTGAAAGTTTCAAGCATAGTATAATAAGCAGAGCCGTAAAAAAAGGCGCAATTGAAATAAACCTGATTGATATAAGAGCATTTAGCAATGACAAGCATAAAAAGTGCGATGATGCTCCTTTTGGCGGAGGCAGCGGTATGGTTATGACCCCGCAGCCGCTTTATGACGCTATAAAATCTGTCAAAAAAAGAAACTCGCATGTGATTTATCTCAGCCCCAAAGGTAGTGTGCTAAATCAGCAGAAGGTTCAGCAGCTCAGCAAGTTTAAGCATTTGGTTTTGGTTTGCGGGCATTATGAGGGCATCGACCAGCGTGTGATTGATTTACTGATTGACGAAGAAATTTCGGTAGGGGATTACGTTTTGACCGGCGGGGAGCTTGCCGCCGAAGTTTTGACGGACGCTGTAAGCCGTTATGTGGACGGAGTGATTGAGAAAGGCTCGATTGAGGAAGAGAGTTTTGTGAGCGGACTTTTGGAGTATCCGCACTACACAAGACCTGCGGAGTTTAAGAAACTGAAAGTACCTGAGGTTTTGCTAAGCGGTAATCATGCTGAGATAAAAAAATGGAGACAGGAGCAGAGCGAACAGATAACAAAGAAGAGACGGCCGGATTTATTGGATAGTAATTGA